From one bacterium genomic stretch:
- a CDS encoding 50S ribosomal protein L1, with the protein MPYSKRVKRNREQVNRNTELPLSDAINTLKKSAPAKFNETVEVAVRLGVDPKKADQIVRGTVVLPHGTGKTVRVVAVTKTKISEAQDAGADHAGFEDILERIKGGWTDFDVLVATPEVMADLGKLGKILGPRGLMPNPKAGTVTPNIGNAVRDVKGGKVEFRVDKYGILHLGVGRINFSAQQLFENIEEFFKNIMRNKPATAKGQYVKSVFLTSTMGPGIRVQRAEVENARLH; encoded by the coding sequence TTGCCCTATTCCAAGCGCGTTAAGCGCAATCGTGAGCAAGTTAATCGCAACACCGAATTGCCTCTTTCGGACGCGATTAACACGCTCAAGAAATCCGCACCTGCGAAATTCAACGAGACTGTTGAAGTGGCGGTGCGACTGGGAGTTGATCCCAAGAAGGCCGACCAGATTGTACGCGGAACGGTCGTGCTGCCGCACGGCACCGGCAAGACGGTGCGTGTTGTCGCAGTGACCAAAACCAAAATCAGCGAAGCGCAGGACGCTGGAGCCGACCATGCCGGATTCGAGGACATTCTCGAACGTATCAAGGGCGGATGGACGGATTTTGATGTTCTTGTAGCGACACCCGAGGTCATGGCCGACCTTGGCAAGCTGGGTAAGATTTTGGGTCCGCGCGGATTAATGCCGAACCCCAAAGCCGGAACAGTCACACCGAACATTGGCAACGCCGTGCGCGATGTCAAGGGAGGCAAAGTCGAGTTCCGGGTGGACAAGTACGGCATTTTGCATCTCGGTGTAGGCCGCATCAATTTCAGCGCGCAGCAGCTCTTTGAGAACATTGAAGAGTTCTTCAAGAATATCATGCGCAACAAGCCCGCTACGGCCAAAGGGCAATATGTCAAGTCTGTGTTCCTCACTTCCACAATGGGTCCGGGAATCCGTGTCCAGCGCGCTGAAGTGGAAAATGCCAGACTCCACTAA
- a CDS encoding amidophosphoribosyltransferase, with protein MSHILDLLDDKPRDKCGVMALFGHPRAAELTYLGLYALQHRGQESAGIVSSDGQKLYSHRGMGLLADVFRDQSKFKELEGNWAIGHVRYSTTGSSSLTNVQPLMVITKDGPLAVAHNGNLTNERALRRKLEGDGAIFQTTSDSELFVHLIARSKAPTISERLAEAVKELEGAFSVVLITKDEIIAARDPHGFRPLAMGRIGEGFVFASETCAFDIIGAVYERDVQAGEIVTISTRGFESIQYAQPNLNMCVFELIYFARPDSHIYGTSVDKVRRKLGKVLAEEAPADGDVVISVPDSSNTSAIGYARQSGIKFEIGLIRNHYIGRTFINPSQFMRSYNSRIKYNPVRGVLEGRRVILVDDSIVRGTTLKKLVGAIKAAGALEVHVRIASPPVRWPCFYGMDYPTRRELIAAFASPAEIESYLGVNSLRYLSHEGMLSATRDTPTNYCTACFSGRYPVPLKDPAQLAELTEPDKEWARAELERVLRSME; from the coding sequence ATGTCACATATCCTCGACCTACTAGATGACAAGCCCCGAGACAAGTGCGGGGTCATGGCACTATTTGGCCATCCGCGCGCGGCCGAACTGACCTATTTGGGGCTTTATGCACTCCAGCACCGAGGACAGGAGTCTGCCGGTATTGTGAGTTCGGACGGTCAAAAACTGTATTCGCACAGAGGCATGGGTCTGCTGGCGGATGTCTTTCGTGACCAAAGCAAGTTCAAGGAGCTTGAAGGGAATTGGGCTATCGGCCACGTCCGCTATTCGACGACCGGGTCTTCGTCTTTGACAAACGTTCAGCCACTCATGGTGATAACCAAGGATGGGCCGTTAGCTGTTGCCCACAACGGCAACCTGACCAACGAACGTGCCCTCCGTCGCAAGCTGGAGGGCGATGGCGCAATCTTCCAAACGACCTCCGATTCGGAGCTGTTCGTCCATCTTATCGCCCGCTCAAAGGCTCCGACTATTTCGGAACGACTGGCCGAAGCGGTCAAGGAACTTGAAGGCGCCTTTTCCGTTGTGCTGATTACCAAAGACGAAATCATTGCGGCGCGGGACCCGCACGGCTTCAGGCCGTTGGCCATGGGAAGAATTGGCGAGGGGTTTGTCTTTGCTTCTGAAACTTGCGCTTTCGATATTATTGGTGCCGTTTATGAGCGCGATGTGCAGGCTGGAGAGATTGTGACGATTTCAACGCGTGGCTTTGAGTCCATTCAGTATGCACAGCCGAATTTGAACATGTGCGTGTTCGAGCTCATATACTTCGCCCGTCCGGACAGTCACATTTACGGCACTTCCGTGGACAAGGTGCGCCGGAAGCTGGGGAAGGTGCTGGCCGAAGAGGCACCGGCAGATGGCGATGTGGTCATTTCCGTCCCGGACTCATCAAATACATCTGCGATTGGCTATGCGCGGCAGAGCGGAATTAAATTTGAAATCGGGCTGATTCGAAACCATTACATCGGACGAACCTTCATCAATCCGTCGCAGTTCATGCGCTCTTATAATTCGCGCATAAAGTATAATCCGGTCCGGGGGGTTCTTGAAGGCAGGCGCGTGATTCTCGTCGATGACTCCATTGTTCGAGGAACGACGTTGAAAAAGCTAGTCGGCGCAATTAAGGCCGCCGGCGCGCTTGAAGTGCACGTGCGCATCGCTTCCCCTCCGGTACGCTGGCCCTGCTTCTACGGCATGGATTATCCGACTCGCCGGGAGTTGATTGCGGCTTTCGCTTCACCGGCTGAAATTGAAAGTTACCTCGGAGTGAATTCCCTTCGCTATCTGTCGCACGAAGGTATGCTTTCCGCGACGCGCGACACTCCGACAAACTATTGCACGGCATGCTTCTCAGGGCGTTACCCGGTACCGTTGAAAGACCCGGCACAGTTGGCCGAACTTACAGAGCCGGACAAAGAATGGGCACGCGCAGAGCTTGAAAGAGTTCTGCGTTCAATGGAGTGA
- the secE gene encoding preprotein translocase subunit SecE, with the protein MFKKIAEYLADVKNEMSKVSWPTQPEVIESTWIVLGLTVVFGISVFVVDRILSLGLQQLL; encoded by the coding sequence ATGTTCAAGAAAATTGCCGAATATCTTGCCGATGTGAAGAACGAGATGTCAAAAGTCTCGTGGCCTACACAACCCGAAGTAATCGAAAGCACATGGATTGTGCTCGGTCTGACAGTGGTTTTCGGCATCTCCGTTTTTGTGGTTGACCGTATCCTTAGTTTAGGTTTGCAGCAGCTGCTGTAA
- the rplK gene encoding 50S ribosomal protein L11 has translation MAKQITGFIRLQIPAGAATPAPPIGPALGQKQVNIMEFCKQFNARTEKDKGMIIPVVITVYKDKSFSFITKTPPAAILVKKAAKLDKGSGEPNRNKVGTITKAAIREIAEIKMKDLNANTVEMAMRMVEGTCRSMGVTVTN, from the coding sequence ATGGCAAAGCAGATTACCGGATTCATTCGCTTGCAAATTCCCGCCGGAGCGGCAACACCTGCCCCGCCGATTGGACCTGCGCTCGGTCAGAAGCAGGTTAACATTATGGAGTTCTGCAAGCAGTTCAACGCGCGTACCGAAAAAGACAAAGGTATGATCATACCGGTTGTCATTACGGTGTACAAGGACAAGAGCTTCAGCTTTATCACCAAGACTCCGCCGGCCGCGATTCTTGTCAAGAAGGCTGCCAAGCTGGATAAAGGATCCGGTGAACCCAATCGCAACAAGGTGGGAACAATCACCAAGGCCGCGATTCGGGAAATTGCCGAAATTAAGATGAAAGATTTGAACGCCAATACGGTGGAAATGGCCATGCGAATGGTCGAAGGCACCTGCCGTTCGATGGGCGTGACAGTAACGAACTAA
- a CDS encoding CDP-alcohol phosphatidyltransferase family protein — protein MAEISRPDRLLPKPSRFAFEPKPRPRKFLTVPNILSIARIFLLIPLFHFLKLGPKENGNFWAIVVMAIALVSDMIDGLIARWFHVETDWGRVLDPLADKIWLGALAIFLALPTRENPLPLWFLVVILIRDVLIVSGSYYVYKKRGLVVTSNYIGKATMFVIAVTLISYTVNWVPPLFSGLSPISMVWVSCLFIAISGAQYGLRFLHYSSAQSATERVRSDS, from the coding sequence GTGGCCGAAATCAGTCGTCCAGACAGGCTGCTTCCCAAACCGTCGCGCTTCGCATTTGAACCAAAGCCGCGGCCGCGAAAGTTCCTTACCGTTCCGAATATACTGAGTATCGCCAGAATATTCCTGCTCATCCCGCTTTTTCATTTTCTGAAGCTGGGGCCGAAGGAGAACGGCAATTTCTGGGCAATTGTTGTAATGGCGATCGCGCTTGTCAGCGACATGATTGACGGACTTATCGCGAGGTGGTTTCACGTCGAGACCGACTGGGGTAGAGTTTTGGACCCGCTCGCTGATAAAATTTGGCTTGGTGCACTTGCAATCTTCCTCGCGCTGCCGACGCGGGAGAACCCATTGCCGCTCTGGTTCCTGGTGGTCATACTGATTCGCGATGTGTTGATCGTCTCCGGATCCTACTACGTGTACAAGAAGCGCGGTCTGGTTGTGACGTCCAACTACATCGGCAAAGCGACGATGTTTGTTATCGCAGTCACCCTGATCAGCTATACGGTGAATTGGGTACCGCCGCTGTTCAGCGGTCTTAGCCCGATCAGTATGGTCTGGGTTTCTTGTCTCTTTATCGCGATTTCCGGTGCGCAATACGGATTGCGATTCCTGCATTATAGTTCCGCGCAATCCGCCACGGAGCGGGTTCGCTCCGATTCTTAA
- the nusG gene encoding transcription termination/antitermination factor NusG, whose product MHHPTDAPIREGELGWYVLHVFTGQEEKIKGFLEEESKRLGVADQITQVLIPKEDVIEMRDGKKKAKTRTFFPGYMLVEMVLNKTTEHLILNTPQVINFVGPKNRPVPLRRHEVDRILGQQDKAADMELIELPFNVNDTIKVIDGPFKDFTGIVREINMPKRKAKVMVSIFGRSTPIELDFLQISTELGTS is encoded by the coding sequence ATGCATCATCCTACCGACGCACCAATCCGCGAAGGTGAGCTGGGCTGGTATGTCCTCCATGTGTTCACCGGACAGGAAGAGAAAATAAAAGGATTTCTCGAGGAGGAATCCAAACGGCTGGGTGTTGCCGATCAGATCACGCAAGTTCTGATTCCCAAGGAAGACGTGATCGAAATGCGCGACGGGAAAAAGAAAGCGAAAACGCGCACGTTTTTTCCGGGCTATATGCTTGTGGAGATGGTTCTCAACAAGACCACGGAACACTTGATTCTCAATACTCCGCAAGTTATCAACTTTGTCGGGCCGAAGAACCGGCCAGTTCCGCTGCGGCGTCACGAAGTTGACCGCATTCTTGGCCAGCAGGACAAAGCCGCGGACATGGAATTGATTGAGCTGCCGTTCAATGTGAATGACACCATCAAGGTGATTGACGGACCGTTCAAAGATTTCACAGGAATTGTGCGCGAAATCAACATGCCGAAGCGTAAGGCGAAGGTCATGGTCTCGATTTTCGGAAGGTCCACGCCAATTGAGCTGGACTTCCTGCAAATTTCCACCGAGTTAGGAACAAGCTAA
- a CDS encoding class I SAM-dependent methyltransferase translates to MNFETIVCPVCSSPDYKPERIVGDRFRVLQDRTYALVRCQTCRLIYLNPRPDESSITAFYDTQGYDPFGSAGSEPQTMSAKLYQKFRPLSIRRKAARVVDGLKPADKCLDVGCATGEFLVELKRRGFEAEGCEPSEKAAQFARDKYGLRVWTGGIEAVPAHAGPFKLITLWHVLEHVHRLRETLETAKQMLSPRGRIAVAVPNPVSFDAKAYGDTWVAWDTPRHLYHFEPPVMLDLLIRAGFDPRSLGAVAFDAFYHCILSEPRSPLGIMRGAYRGSLSYASGLLGGPGSSELYIGYKRSL, encoded by the coding sequence GTGAACTTCGAGACCATTGTTTGTCCGGTTTGTTCCAGTCCTGACTACAAACCGGAACGAATTGTCGGCGATCGGTTTCGTGTGCTTCAAGACCGTACGTACGCGCTGGTACGGTGTCAAACCTGCAGATTGATCTATCTCAACCCTCGACCGGACGAATCGTCCATCACTGCCTTCTATGATACGCAGGGCTATGATCCGTTCGGATCGGCGGGAAGTGAGCCACAGACCATGTCCGCCAAACTTTACCAGAAGTTCAGGCCACTGTCCATTCGGCGCAAGGCAGCAAGGGTTGTCGATGGTCTTAAGCCTGCCGACAAATGTCTGGATGTCGGTTGTGCGACTGGCGAGTTTCTGGTTGAACTGAAACGGAGAGGTTTCGAGGCGGAGGGCTGTGAGCCAAGTGAAAAAGCGGCACAGTTCGCCCGGGACAAATACGGATTGCGAGTTTGGACAGGAGGGATTGAAGCCGTTCCTGCCCATGCCGGACCTTTCAAGTTGATCACGCTGTGGCATGTTCTCGAACATGTGCATCGACTGCGGGAAACACTTGAGACGGCGAAACAGATGCTTTCGCCTCGCGGTCGAATCGCAGTTGCCGTTCCAAACCCAGTCTCTTTTGATGCCAAAGCCTATGGCGATACCTGGGTTGCATGGGACACTCCAAGGCATTTGTACCATTTTGAACCGCCAGTAATGCTCGACCTGTTGATTCGAGCGGGTTTCGATCCCCGGAGCCTTGGCGCTGTGGCCTTCGATGCCTTCTACCATTGTATTCTGTCGGAACCGCGCTCGCCTTTAGGAATTATGCGCGGAGCATATCGGGGATCACTCAGCTATGCCAGCGGTCTGTTAGGTGGGCCGGGTTCGTCTGAGTTGTATATCGGATATAAACGTTCATTGTGA
- the tuf gene encoding elongation factor Tu has translation MAKAKFERTKPHVNIGTIGHVDHGKTTLTAAITQVLAAKGLAQARNYDEIDNAPEEKERGVTINVHHAEYETEKRHYAHVDCPGHADYIKNMVTGAAQMDGAILVVSAADGPMPQTREHVLLARQVNVPALVVFLNKCDQVDDPELLDLVELEVRELLSSYEFPGDTCPVIRGSALDALSNLNDPAKTKCITELMDAVDNFIPEPERALDKPFLMPIEDVFSITGRGTVGTGRIERGKIKVGEEVEIVGMGQHKKTVVTGVEMFRKLLDEGFAGDNAGLLLRGVEKDELERGMVLCKIGSIKPHKKFEAQVYVLSKEEGGRHTPFFNNYRPQFFFRTTDVTGAIHLQGGAEMIMPGDNTTITVELITDIAMDEGLRFAIREGGKTVGAGRVTKIIE, from the coding sequence ATGGCAAAAGCCAAATTTGAACGCACGAAACCGCACGTGAATATCGGCACCATCGGTCACGTTGACCATGGAAAGACCACGCTCACCGCTGCCATCACCCAAGTGCTTGCGGCCAAAGGTCTCGCCCAAGCCCGTAACTACGACGAAATCGACAACGCGCCGGAAGAAAAAGAGCGCGGCGTGACGATTAACGTCCACCACGCTGAGTACGAAACTGAAAAGCGTCACTATGCGCACGTTGACTGCCCGGGCCACGCCGACTATATCAAGAACATGGTCACCGGCGCGGCGCAGATGGACGGAGCCATTCTGGTGGTTTCGGCCGCAGACGGTCCGATGCCCCAGACGCGTGAACACGTCCTGCTTGCCCGTCAGGTGAACGTCCCGGCGCTTGTGGTCTTCCTGAACAAGTGCGATCAGGTGGACGATCCCGAATTGCTGGACCTCGTGGAACTTGAAGTGCGCGAACTGCTTTCCTCGTACGAATTCCCCGGAGATACTTGCCCGGTGATTCGCGGTTCAGCGCTGGATGCTCTGTCCAACCTGAACGATCCCGCGAAGACGAAGTGCATCACCGAACTTATGGACGCCGTTGACAACTTCATTCCGGAACCCGAGCGCGCGCTGGATAAGCCGTTCCTGATGCCGATTGAAGACGTGTTCTCGATTACGGGTCGCGGTACCGTGGGTACGGGCCGTATCGAGCGTGGCAAGATCAAGGTCGGCGAAGAAGTCGAAATCGTCGGCATGGGACAGCATAAGAAGACCGTTGTAACAGGTGTGGAAATGTTCCGCAAGCTGTTGGACGAAGGCTTCGCCGGTGACAACGCAGGTCTGCTGCTCCGCGGTGTGGAAAAAGACGAGCTCGAGCGCGGTATGGTGCTCTGCAAGATCGGCTCGATCAAACCGCACAAGAAGTTTGAAGCTCAGGTGTACGTGCTGTCCAAGGAAGAGGGCGGCCGTCATACTCCGTTCTTCAACAATTACCGCCCGCAGTTCTTCTTCCGCACAACCGACGTGACCGGTGCTATTCACCTTCAGGGCGGCGCGGAAATGATTATGCCCGGTGACAATACGACCATCACGGTTGAGTTGATTACCGATATCGCGATGGACGAAGGTCTGCGTTTCGCTATCCGTGAAGGCGGCAAGACCGTCGGCGCAGGTCGCGTCACCAAGATTATCGAGTAA
- a CDS encoding cysteine--tRNA ligase, producing the protein MALKLYNTLTRKVEPFVPREPGRVTMYTCGPTVYARAHIGNFRTFLVSDLLRRYLEYSGYNVTWVMNLTDIDDKTIRGANEEGVSLREFTDKYIASFHEDRKTIGITDATLYPRATEHIPEMVKMVEDLIAARHAYMTDGSAYFKIDSFPTYGQLARLNMEELRVGERVASDEYEKEDVRDFALWKAWDAVDGQVGWETSLGKGRPGWHLECSAMSLKYLGRNFDIHLGGVDLIFPHHQNEIAQTEGVTHEPLARYWVHSEHLLVDGQKMSKSLGNFYTVSDLIERGWKPREIRFGLLAGHYRQRTNFQASGLESIKQSLARFEACTVNLEHASGRGGMSELKDTISKREQEFRDALDDDLNYPEALAAVFNFVRDANTLCQDQKIGRAEQDIALEAMKRFDTVLGYLNLRSEVMDPEAAEIEALIAARNDARKAKNWAEADRARDALNERGIIIEDRAGKTVWRRK; encoded by the coding sequence ATGGCACTGAAACTTTACAACACACTCACTCGAAAAGTTGAACCCTTCGTTCCTCGCGAACCGGGCAGGGTAACGATGTACACTTGCGGTCCGACCGTTTATGCGCGGGCGCATATCGGGAATTTCAGGACTTTTCTGGTCTCCGATCTTCTGCGCCGGTATCTTGAGTATTCGGGATACAATGTCACATGGGTGATGAACCTCACCGATATTGACGACAAGACCATCCGCGGCGCAAATGAAGAGGGAGTTTCGCTGCGAGAATTCACGGACAAATACATTGCTTCGTTTCATGAGGACAGAAAGACAATCGGTATAACGGACGCGACACTGTATCCCAGGGCAACCGAGCATATTCCTGAAATGGTGAAGATGGTCGAAGATCTGATTGCGGCCAGGCATGCTTACATGACGGACGGTTCCGCCTATTTCAAGATTGACTCCTTCCCGACGTATGGACAGCTGGCGCGGCTGAACATGGAGGAGCTGCGGGTCGGTGAACGAGTCGCTTCAGACGAATACGAAAAAGAGGACGTGCGTGACTTTGCATTGTGGAAGGCCTGGGATGCTGTTGACGGGCAAGTCGGATGGGAGACAAGTCTTGGCAAAGGGCGTCCGGGCTGGCATCTCGAATGCTCGGCCATGTCTCTGAAATATCTCGGACGGAACTTTGATATTCATCTAGGTGGTGTGGACTTGATTTTTCCTCATCACCAGAACGAAATTGCGCAGACCGAAGGAGTGACACACGAACCGCTTGCACGCTACTGGGTGCATTCGGAGCATCTGCTTGTTGACGGGCAGAAAATGTCGAAATCACTCGGGAATTTCTATACGGTTTCGGATCTTATCGAAAGAGGATGGAAGCCGCGCGAAATTCGCTTCGGGCTACTGGCCGGTCATTACAGACAGCGCACAAATTTTCAGGCGTCGGGGCTTGAGAGCATTAAGCAGTCATTGGCGCGGTTTGAGGCATGCACGGTGAATCTTGAGCATGCGTCAGGGCGGGGTGGGATGTCTGAACTGAAGGACACGATTTCAAAGCGTGAGCAAGAGTTCAGAGACGCACTCGATGATGATTTGAATTACCCGGAAGCGTTGGCCGCCGTTTTCAACTTTGTCCGTGACGCCAACACGCTGTGCCAGGACCAGAAGATAGGAAGAGCCGAGCAGGACATAGCTTTGGAAGCGATGAAGCGATTCGACACTGTTCTGGGCTATCTCAATTTGCGGTCTGAAGTTATGGACCCAGAAGCCGCTGAAATTGAGGCCTTGATAGCCGCAAGAAATGATGCCCGCAAAGCCAAGAACTGGGCTGAAGCCGACCGGGCCCGGGATGCCCTCAACGAGCGAGGGATTATCATAGAGGACCGGGCCGGAAAAACGGTCTGGAGGCGGAAATAA
- a CDS encoding NAD(P)-dependent oxidoreductase gives MKVLITGGAGFLGLHTALCFAEHGWDLILTDIAPFETSEYPAGSVFIQHDVRDKAGMDKILAEHKVDVIVHGAAALPLWKPKDIFEINVEGTRRVLESAKQAGVDRIVFVSSTAVYGIPDHHPLFETDKVHGVGPYGESKILAEKVCEEFRSADFCVPVIRPKTFIGTHRLGVFQILYDWVESGKRIPMIGNGSNRYQLLEVDDLAEAIYLAATVEATRANSTFNVGAEEFKTVREDMGAMCQYAGNGARPWGTPAGPVKLALMTFEAMGLSPLYKWVYGTADQDSFVSIDKAKRELGWKPRYSNAQALIRSYQWYLDNKHTIPQGSGITHRIAWNQGILKFFKRFM, from the coding sequence GTGAAAGTACTAATAACTGGCGGCGCCGGATTTCTCGGTTTGCACACGGCGCTTTGCTTTGCTGAACATGGTTGGGACCTCATACTCACTGACATAGCCCCGTTTGAAACGTCGGAATACCCGGCAGGTTCCGTGTTTATCCAGCACGATGTCCGGGATAAGGCGGGAATGGATAAAATCCTGGCTGAACATAAGGTTGATGTTATCGTCCATGGAGCGGCCGCGCTTCCTCTGTGGAAACCCAAAGATATCTTTGAGATTAATGTTGAAGGCACTCGGCGCGTCTTGGAGTCTGCCAAACAGGCAGGTGTGGACAGAATCGTCTTTGTCTCCTCAACAGCCGTCTACGGCATTCCCGATCATCACCCTCTTTTTGAAACCGACAAAGTGCACGGCGTCGGACCCTACGGCGAGAGCAAGATACTTGCTGAGAAAGTTTGTGAAGAGTTTCGTTCCGCGGACTTCTGCGTACCCGTAATCCGACCCAAGACCTTCATTGGAACCCATCGTCTGGGTGTATTTCAAATTCTCTATGACTGGGTGGAAAGCGGTAAGCGGATTCCCATGATCGGAAACGGCAGTAATCGCTATCAGCTACTGGAAGTGGATGACCTCGCCGAGGCAATTTATCTGGCGGCAACCGTGGAAGCCACTCGAGCGAATTCGACGTTCAACGTCGGCGCGGAGGAATTCAAAACGGTGCGGGAAGATATGGGAGCGATGTGCCAGTATGCAGGTAACGGCGCCCGTCCGTGGGGAACTCCGGCAGGTCCGGTCAAGCTCGCATTGATGACTTTTGAAGCGATGGGGCTTTCACCTCTATACAAGTGGGTTTACGGCACTGCCGATCAGGACAGCTTTGTGTCCATCGACAAGGCCAAACGTGAACTCGGCTGGAAGCCCAGGTATTCCAATGCTCAGGCCTTGATTCGCAGCTACCAGTGGTATCTTGACAACAAACACACGATTCCTCAGGGGTCAGGTATAACACATCGAATCGCCTGGAATCAGGGAATCCTGAAGTTCTTCAAGCGATTCATGTAA